The Bubalus bubalis isolate 160015118507 breed Murrah chromosome 8, NDDB_SH_1, whole genome shotgun sequence sequence cgggggagcctggtgggctgccatctgtggggtcgtacagagtcggctacaacttagcagcagcagcagctcccctaTCTGCCAGGTCCCCTCGCTACCATTTACTTTTTCTGCCCCAgcattactgctgctgcttatATTTTTACACTGATCCTTGCTGCACGCAAGCCATGGAGAATGATGTAGTTTGGCACTTCCTTCTCCCTGCAAACACCTGAATtccagtagccaagacatggtacCAACCCAAGAGAATAAGAACTCCACCTCTTCATAAAATGGTGGGAAAGAAGCTGGGAAgacaataaatatatgtatattgatAGTTTTGGTTACACATGCTTATTAATAACATGCTTAGTTTGCTCAATTTCTGAATGTTTAGGTTCATACAGTGTATTAAGAGAAGAATTAATTTGCTCAGGTGGACAGCTGCTATTGGCTAGTTGCCTTCTAGATGCCTTCTGATGGTGATGTGGGCACAGTTCTGGGAAGCATTGAAAAAGGCTGTGTACAGGAGTACAGAATGGTTGAGTCCCCAAGATATGTCAGATGTAGGAGATGGAGCTGGACTGAGTCTGGTAGCTTGTAGGTGGAAGGCATTTTTTGGATGAAAGTGTCAAACCTGAGTCTTTGAAACCAAAGTCTCTAGCTGCTGCTTCTTCACATGGCTTTCATGCCTTGGCTAGCCTCTCTGCCATCATCTCCAGCTCTTCCTCTGCTGAACCCACCACTGGCGCATCTCTGAGATACTCATGGCTGCCTttacatattgggcttccctggtagctcagctggtaaagaatccacctgcaatgcaggagaccttggtttgattcctgggtcgggaaggtccctggagaagggataggctacccactctagtattcatgagCTTccactggtggctcaaatggtaaagaaattgGCTGCAATGtggtgagacctgggtttgatccctgggttgggaagatcccctagaagagggtatggcagcccactccagtattcttgcctggagaatccccatggacagaggagcctggcgggctgcagtccatggggtcacaaagagctggacacgactgagtgattaaggaTATTTAGATTACAATGGTTAGGAGGAATCAGACCTGTTGAAGAATTCTATGGAAGGTGTCCACGACATGGGAGGGAGATCGAGTCAGCCCTTACTCTAGAAAACTGCCAATAGTAAAATTCACTTACTGTAAAATTAACTTATAATTAACTTACTGTAGAGTTAATGAaatttctgttctctttttcttatttcttctttaagtttgaaataaaatgagaaagtaatGTGAAAAGCAGAATAGAAACCAGAGCTGTTGCTCTCTAAGCAATGCCAAGTGCTTGTTTTGTTAAACTCCAGATGTCAAAACTGAGTTTTCATGTTTTGCATGGAAAGGAtcacatttttctaaattatgatAGGTAATCCAATTCTCTTTGCCAATGTAGACTATGTATCCCCTGatgaaatgaagtaaaaaaaaaatagctgtaaTCTTGAAATAGTGAGTGTTAAAAAGACTTGAACCTCGTGTTAGTTGCTAGATGTTTTTTAGacaaacatttttcttattagaGTTAACTAATTATCTCATTTCTCTATGTGGTTTAGCCTTTCTTAATACTACTCATAATCTGTCAAGAAACCATCTTTTTGtttctggtgatttttttttcttttgaggcgAGACTGGGCTTTCTGGATACATGTCAGTGGCTACCCTGCTTTGCCTGAGGTTCCACTGCCAAGACCTGGAGTGCGGCAGGTAGGCGAGAAGGACAGTTGCACCTGCTGCCTGAAAAGTCACCATAGAAGCCTCGCTCTTGGAGAGGCTCATGCCTTATCCCAGCTCTCTGACCGGTGGCAGTTGTGGTCTTCCCCTTTGCCTCTCCACAGCTGCAGGCGGAGTTCTCAGGTGCCAGGCCCTCGGGTGGGTGGGGTGAGATACAACGCGTGCACCCTGGACGCAGGGGCTGCTCGCTGCTGCGTTCCTGTGTCTGCTACACTGCCCGGCACACGATGAGCGCTCTGTGTATCAGACCTAAATGAGCTGAAATCCAGTCCTACAATCCATTGTATTTTTAGTGGAACAGCTGAGACCTCGAGAGGGTGGTGGCTCACTTGCAGCTTCATAGAGTGCCCCAGGTACTGCTGGGACGTGGAACAGAACTCTTTTCACTACACCCGTGCTGCCCTCCTAAGAAGCCAGCCTGGCCTTTCCCCTTCTTTCCAATCCAATTCCACTGTCTTCTCATTTCCTTTATAGTTGTTTCTAGCCTGTATCAAATACCATActtgtttttctgttctctgcACAGCAAGACAagtttagcagcttaaaacagcaTACTTTTATTGTGTCATGGTTTCTGTAGATTAGGCTCACAGCACAGCCCAAGTGGGCCctctgtgcaggcttctcaaaAACCACAGTTAAGATGTTGGCTGGGCTGTGTGCCTTCTGGAGCTCAGGGTGCTCTTCCAAGCTCTTGGTTATTGGCaggattcagttctttgcatttgtAGGATGAGGCCCCATTTTCTTGCCAGCTTTCAGGTGGGGGTGTCAAGTCCAAGCATCTAGGGGCCTCCCATAGTTCCTCAATATGTAACACTCTCATAACATGGCAGCTGGACTCTTCAGGGCCAGCAGAAGGGCTCAGTTCCTCCTCTAAGACATTAGCTGATTAAATCAGGTGAATCTCCTTTTTGATTAACTCACACTTGACTGATTAGgcccttaattacatctgcaaagcccTCCGTCTTTGCCATGTTATATTGCCTAATCACAGGAGTGACATCCCCTGTTCTTCATAGCCCTACACCTGCTCAAGGATTATTCAGGGTGTGTACACCAAGGGGTGGGAACTTTGGAGGCCAGTTTAGGATTTGGCCTCTCACAAACACATTTGCTTTTGGCTGGTCCCAAGGAAGTTGGGATCTGAACAATAAATGAAGCACTTTCCCTGTATTTCATGATAACTGTGctagtctttttttccccatcttcgAGCCCATCTCCTTTCTCTTAAGATTTTGATGTGAGATATACACTAAGTCAGGTGTTTGTGGATAATTAATCATAAGGGCAGATGACCTCAGAGATCCTGATTAATAGTAATGGTTTCTGTACCCTATCTCCTAtatgttttcttaattatttgccACTTAAGTGAAATATGTTCTGGTTCTCTGATTGTCTTCTTTCCCTGAACTCCCCTAATTCtgtctttaataataaaatatattttgaagttctGAGTTTATTCAGCTTTCATTCTTACATGTTCAAAGTTCTTTTTATGAAAATAGAATTTctcctgggtcgtcccagtgcaccagccccaggcaactgggagggaggagggaggcgggtttgggatggggaacacgtgtttacctgtggcagattcatgttgatgtatggcaaaaccaatacaatattgtaaagtaattaacctccaattaaaataaataaatttatattaaaaaaagaaaatagaatttcttttttatatgaatAAGCTCATATCTGGCATGGTGTAGAATCTAAGAATGTTTTGATTTGGTCTCTCTTGTTGATGTGcatatatgctaagttgcttcagttgtgtccaacttattgtgaccccatggactgtagcctatagGACTGTGGCCctatgcatgggattctccaggcaagaatactggagtgggttgccatttcctactccagggcatcttcccaacccagagatcagacccacgtctcttatgtctcctgcattggcaggagggttctttatcactagtgccacctgggaagcccttattatatGGTGTGTTAGTATCTAATGTTAACCCAATATCCTTGAGAAGGAGACTTGGTGTCTGTGATCTTTCAAATGTCTTGTTTCAGGGTTTGTTCTGTGTTCATTCACGTGAATGCAAATACAGAGAGATTTGTAACTTCTAAACTCTTTGCTCCTGGTCAGAGCTGTTCAGTCTATGCTTGAGAACAGATTGCTGAAGGGTAAGACCAAATCCAGATTTTGTGATCTAAGAAATTGCCTTGAGTGTGGTATCACCTTCAGGGAATCTTCAGTATAGCCAGGAGCTGTATACACTTATCTGCACTAAAGCAGAGCACCTTCTGCGACAGcagtgagggacttccctagccatgccctcttctatcCTAGGACTGCTGATGCTGGAGGCAGTAGTTGAATCTCTCATTGGCCTCATTGGAAATGGAGTTCTTGTGGTCTGGAGTTTCGGAGAATGTCTCCGAACGTTCAGGGCATCCTTGTATAACCTCATTGTCCTGGGCCTGGTGGTCTGTTGGTTGCTTTTACAATGGTTGATTATGGTGGACTCAAGTCTGTTCCTGCTTTTCCAGAGCAGCCATTGGCTTCATTGGCTCAGTGTCTTCAGGGTTCTGGTAAGCCAGGCCAGCCTGTGGTTTGCGAGTTTTCTCAGTGTCTTCTACTGTAGGAAGATCATGACCGTTGAACACCCTGTCTCTCTATGGCTGAAGCAGAAGGCCTGTTACCTGAGTTGCTGGTGCTTTCTGGTGTACTTCATGATCCATTTGTTACTTATAGTCAGGGGTAGCTTAGACTTCTCCAGTCCTTCCCAAGGAAACAGCAGCATCTTATTCCCCATTTTAAACTggcactatatatgtatattacagcTCAATACAGAAAGTATGATGCCTTTCACTATGTTTCCTATTTCCTCTGGGCTGCTGTGTCTCTTTGTAGAGACACTACAGGAAGATGAAGGTCCATACAGCTGGCAGAAGAGATGCTCAGGCCAAGGCTCATATCACTGTCCTGAAGTCCTTGGGCTGTTTCCTTGTACTTTACATGGTCTACATCCTGGCCAGCCCCTTCTCCATCAGCTCCAAGACTTTTCCTGCAGATCTCTTCACTCTCTTCATCTCTGAGACACTCATGGCCGCCTACCCTTTTCTTCATTCTGTCATACTGATCATGGGGAACCCCAGGATGAAGCAGGCATGTCAGAGAATCCTGTGGAAGACTGTATGTGTTTGAAGAGCCCAGGGCCTGTGAGCTGGAGAGAGAAGAGTGGTCAGGAGACtgttttgagataattttttgaTAGCTCTCCCAAAgaggactttaaaatttttccttatttaaaattttttttaaattttatattggagtatagttgattaacaatgttgtgttagtttcaggtatacacagagtgattcagttatacatatatgtgtatctgttctctttcaaattcttttcccatttaggctattacacaatattgagcagaattccttgtgctatacattaggtccttgctggttatctgttttaaatttaCCAgggtgtacatgtcaatcccaaactcccaatctgtccctcccccaaactctctccccctggtaaccataaatttggtCTCTTAAGTCTTTGAGTCTATGTCCCTTTTGTGAATAAGTTCGTTTatctcaattttttctttttagattctgcttactagctcagctggtaaagaatccacctgcaatgcaggagaccccggtctgattcctgggtcaggaagatccattggagaagggataggctacccattctagtattcttgggctttccaggtggctcagctggtaaagaatctgcctgcaatgcaggagacctgggtttgatcccagggttgggaagatcccctggagaagggaaaggttgcccattccagtattttggcctggagaattccatggactgtatagttcatggggtcacaaagagtcggacatgactgagtgactttcactttcactttttataagtggtatcatatatttgtctttctctgtctgacttattccacttagtATGACACTCTttaggtccaaccatgttgctgcaaatgttgTTACCTCATTCttcttgaaaaaatgtttttttttggactatagttgatttctaatgttatgttagtgtcaggtgtatagcaaagtgaatcagttacacatattcacatatctactctttttgcagattcttttcccatatagccattacagagtattgagtagatttccctgtgctatacagtaggttcttattatctattttatagtgtgaatatttcactctttttaatggctgagtaaaaaCTTTCCTTCTTTAACACTAAATCAACAAATgggaaatagaaaatacagaataaaaatcaGTAGTATTTCTCTCTTGATAATATGAAGTAcattattttcatgtattataGAAATCAAGCCTGGGGCTTCATGTTTGGTAAAAGAAGTGCTATGTTCTGtttatatataacaaataattcatttcttttaaatttacatatgtaAGTTGTGTTTTTCCTAACCTCTAAAGAAATAGAGGTTAGGAACAATTAATATAGTGatcattaatttttatgaaatttcatCTGTTAATGTTAGTCATTTTAGATAAGTTTAATAAAAGTATCAATGGATTTTCCCATTTCTCTAGTTAtctaactgaaaaacaaaacaaagtatatttctatttctggaaGTTTCTTTGAGCCCTAGACCTGCCTTTTAGGATAAAAGTCAATTGGCTGCCATAATTGGTATTAAGTTCTGATGCCCAGGACCTGGGGGAAGCAAGATGGGAGTGAGGGGCACTTGCTTCCGCTCCCCAAAAGAAAACTGCTCCCTTCAGAGGTCAAACCCTATTTTCTTTGGTCATTTAGCCATCCTGACCGTCCACTCTGGCCTCTCCACAGCCTAAAGGCAGAGTTTTAGCATGCTGGGTCTTGGAGTTGAATGGAGATCATCTAGCACATCAAATCCATGACAGTAGGAACTGTGCCTGTTTTTGTTTCCTGCTTAGGTTCCTGGAGCCTAGAATATTACCTGGCCTATAATAAACAATTTATAAATGATTGATTTGCTGTGTGAAGTAGCCTTTTAACTCCTTTTATATATTATAGagaaaatgaggcccagagagggcaatggGCTGTTCCAGAGTTTCAGAGAGCCAGAACTAACTTTCCTGACTCCTATCCCAGGCTTTCTTTATATCACACTACTTTCCTAAGGAGTTAGCTTTGCGTTCTTTGTATATACTTCTTCAGCCTTCTTTTTAGGCTTATTTGAACACATTTCCCCTCTGTAATCTAAAGAACAGTACTtgatatacttatttttttttccatctcttagTAACCATGCTAATCTACTTTCATTAACATGTTCTAACACATATCTTTTCCTTATCCAAAGCTGTGTACTGAGGAGTGTGCTAGGCGCATGTGGATGTTGGTCATTGTTCAAGGGAGGCATAACTCCACTGATGTCACTGTGAGTTGTGTGAGGTCAAGCACAATATTAGTCTTCTGGAAATGATAATAATCATCCTTTTCAAGTAGAGAGATACCTCTCTCTGGCTATATTTTTAGTAGTAGGATAGATTTT is a genomic window containing:
- the TAS2R5 gene encoding LOW QUALITY PROTEIN: taste receptor type 2 member 5 (The sequence of the model RefSeq protein was modified relative to this genomic sequence to represent the inferred CDS: inserted 2 bases in 1 codon; substituted 1 base at 1 genomic stop codon), which encodes MPSSILGLLMLEAVVESLIGLIGNGVLVVWSFGECLRTFRASLYNLIVLGLVVCWLLLQWLIMVDSSLFLLFQSSHWLHWLSVFRVLVSQASLWFASFLSVFYCRKIMTVEHPVSLWLKQKACYLSCWCFLVYFMIHLLLIVRGSLDFSSPSQGNSSILFPILNWHYICILQLNTESMMPFTMFPISSGLLXVSLXRHYRKMKVHTAGRRDAQAKAHITVLKSLGCFLVLYMVYILASPFSISSKTFPADLFTLFISETLMAAYPFLHSVILIMGNPRMKQACQRILWKTVCV